One genomic segment of Macrobrachium rosenbergii isolate ZJJX-2024 chromosome 40, ASM4041242v1, whole genome shotgun sequence includes these proteins:
- the Vps15 gene encoding LOW QUALITY PROTEIN: phosphoinositide 3-kinase regulatory subunit 4 (The sequence of the model RefSeq protein was modified relative to this genomic sequence to represent the inferred CDS: inserted 1 base in 1 codon) translates to MRYPFFKIHVKMGNQLAGIAPSQIFPVETYLSEVQDIEYESSLGSTRFLKVAKCKSWEGPVVVKVFVIHDPSIQLTAHKKLIEEIQVKLSTAANCLQFHSLKVTEKACFMFRQYVKGSLYDRISTRPFLTAVEKKWLAFQLLCALNQAHQQGVCHGDIKLENVMVSSWSWLLLADFATYKPSLLPDNDPADYTYYFDTSRRRICYIAPERFFKALQVDTQLLPTFIEEHGHTRPAMDVFSAGCCLAELFTEGNAPFDLTQLLAYRAXDYYPSKVLDKIDEPRVKALIEHMIQREPESRKSVAEYLEEEKGHTFPLYFYSFLWPFLKQFAVTPIMSPDDKIKVIKKSMADILVALSASEESSIYKTEKKEPGEPEKKCEALIIITSLITSCLRSLNFISSKLDGLELLGIVSQYVPDEIILERILPLTFHLLHDKVPRVRVCALHTLTRCLTLVSTVPRSDTNIFPEYILPNLAEIVQDEAVIVRQAYAEDIATIAETALRFLEYTQLQGMVTSFNYDTELANLQEVIQQKVATMFSDSSNIVKRTLMEKTVTKLCVFFGKQKANDVLLSHMITFLNDKHDRHLRMSFFTSIVGVAAYIGCHSADILKPLLLQGLSDAEESVVVAAIEGMVSLTELGLFPPYMQWDLLSHTAPLLIHPNLWIRQAVVGLVAVVSRILSLVDVQTTVVARVQPFLARPLLQLHREVCILSCLRPPVSREVYDALVRSPDVGHILQILQEAQQEKVPLAQLPTKLSHLDHPTRNLLRRLVGGGLTEDNVHQLLLMREHLTRLQKQKKATEATRSNIALNQQLQMGIINLDSLKKPIPTHHCDLMPEDGAIDLSTLSISQKGMMQSPSMTMNEEWQAMFGTADDRVSPNRTPDNRSVSPTEPELSTQTPVTVATKVSVGEGKEGFIKCIASCKQELNCLVAMKREEHLECLKKRRVLETLAWDTRLPPPGWKPRGHLIAHLHEHRGAVNRLVAMGDTSIYASCSSDGTVKVWDCNRIERKFSINRSKATYNRQGGVITCLAPCITYGSLASASSNGSIHVIKYDKMSLVNKRELNIDEDGHVVDMHFFDTGSQSVLTYATMYGSIVGWDLRAPGTAWKLENGARKGVITSYAMEGTQSWLVAGTSSGHHVCWDLRFMLPISTVTHRKGSIVRRVSMHPTEGSWVVSAINGNNEISMWDMETQSRHMTLWASTKPPLSMTQLMHHAVCIMYVSQGDRGPYVIAGGTDCRLRFWDLREPESSYIICYAAQDPYLHCPVTYSSRLVDGTEVIVETASRSRTTPASGDDAPRKGPDQPPPGHKDTIQDVIVMNEPQRLIVTAARDGTIKMWK, encoded by the exons attCATGTCAAGATGGGCAACCAGCTTGCTGGCATTGCTCCATCACAGATCTTCCCTGTTGAGACGTACTTATCAGAAGTACAAGACATTGAATATGAATCTAG TCTGGGCAGCACCCGTTTTCTTAAGGTGGCCAAATGCAAATCTTGGGAGGGACCGGTTGTGGTCAAGGTGTTCGTCATTCATGATCCGTCCATTCAGCTAACAGCCCACAAGAAGCTTATTGAAGAAATTCAGGTGAAGCTGAGTACAGCCGCAAACTGTCTTCAGTTTCACAGTTTAAAG GTAACGGAAAAGGCCTGCTTTATGTTTAGGCAGTATGTGAAGGGTAGCCTTTATGATCGCATCTCAACCCGACCTTTCCTGACAGCTGTTGAAAAGAAGTGGCTGGCTTTTCAGCTTCTGTGTGCCCTTAATCAGGCCCACCAACAAGGT GTATGTCACGGTGACATAAAACTGGAGAATGTCATGGTGTCTTCCTGGAGCTGGCTcttgttagcagattttgcaacCTATAAGCCAAGTTTACTACCAGACAATGACCCTGCTGACTATACCTACTACTTTGATACCTCCCGCAGAAGAATATGTTATATAGCCCCTGAAAG ATTTTTCAAAGCACTCCAGGTGGATACACAGCTTCTACCTACTTTCATAGAAGAACATGGACACACGAGGCCTGCCATGGATGTTTTTTCAGCTGG GTGCTGCTTAGCAGAACTCTTCACAGAAGGGAACGCTCCCTTTGACCTGACACAGCTTTTAGCCTACCGAG GGGACTATTATCCTTCGAAAGTGCTGGATAAAATTGATGAGCCAAGGGTTAAG GCACTTATTGAACATATGATTCAGAGGGAGCCAGAGAGCCGGAAGTCGGTGGCTGAGTATCTTGAGGAGGAGAAAGGTCACACAtttcctctgtatttttattcatttctctggCCATTCTTGAAGCAGTTTGCTGTCACTCCCATCATGTCACCTGACGATAAGATCAAAGT tataaagaaaagTATGGCAGATATCCTGGTGGCCCTGTCTGCAAGTGAGGAGAGCAGTATTTATAAGACTGAGAAGAAGGAGCCAGGTGAACCAGAAAAGAAGTGCGAAGCCTTAATCATCATCACTTCATTAATAACTTCTTGTCTCAG GTCATTAAATTTCATATCATCAAAACTGGATGGCCTAGAGCTGTTAGGTATCGTATCTCAGTACGTTCCTGACGAGATCATCTTAGAAAGAATTCTTCCATTAACA TTTCACTTACTCCATGACAAAGTACCGCGTGTTCGCGTCTGTGCACTTCACACCCTTACGCGATGTCTCACCCTTGTTTCAACCGTACCGCGTTCAGATACAAACATATTTCCAGAGTATATCCTCCCTAATCTTGCTGAG ATAGTTCAAGATGAGGCCGTTATTGTTAGACAAGCTTATGCTGAAGATATAGCTACCATAGCAGAAACTGCCTtaag GTTCCTAGAGTATACGCAGCTCCAGGGAATGGTGACTTCCTTTAACTATGACACTGAGCTCGCAAATTTACAAGAGGTTATTCAACAAAAAGTAGCCACGATGTTTTCGGACTCTTCCAACATAGTGAAAAGGACATTGATGGAGAAAACAGTTACTAAGCTGTGTGTCTTCTTTGGTAAACAAAAAG ctAATGATGTATTGTTATCTCACATGATAACTTTCTTGAATGACAAGCATGACCGTCACCTGAGGATGTCATTCTTCACCAGTATTGTTGGGGTAGCAGCATACATAGGCTGTCATAGTGCTGATATACTGAAGCCACTTCTCTTACAG GGCCTAAGCGATGCAGAAGAGTCTGTCGTGGTTGCAGCCATAGAGGGTATGGTGTCTCTGACTGAACTGGGACTATTCCCCCCTTACATGCAGTGGGATTTGTTATCTCACACGGCACCGCTGTTAATACATCCCAACTTATGGATTAGACAA GCAGTCGTTGGTCTTGTGGCCGTAGTTTCTCGTATTTTGTCCTTAGTCGATGTGCAGACGACTGTTGTTGCAAGGGTACAGCCATTCCTTGCAAGGCCATTACTGCAGTTGCACAGGGAG GTGTGCATATTATCATGCCTCCGTCCGCCTGTTTCCAGGGAGGTTTACGATGCTCTAGTACGAAGTCCAGATGTAGGCCACATTCTTCAGATTCTTCAGGAAGCACAACAAGAAAAAGTACCTCTAGCTCAGCTACCCACAAAGTTATCTCATCTTGATCACCCTACCAGAAAT CTGCTGCGCCGTCTTGTTGGGGGAGGGTTAACCGAGGACAACGTACATCAGTTACTCCTGATGCGCGAACATCTCACAAGACTTCAGAAGCAGAAGAAAGCGACGGAGGCTACTCGTAGTAATATTGCCTTAAATCAGCAGCTTCAGATGGGAATT ATAAATCTGGATTCGTTGAAGAAACCAATCCCAACGCATCATTGCGATTTGATGCCAGAAGATGGAGCCATTGATCTTTCAACTCTGAGCAT ATCCCAAAAAGGTATGATGCAGAGTCCAAGCATGACGATGAACGAAGAGTGGCAGGCCATGTTTGGAACAGCTGATGACCGGGTGTCACCAAACAGGACGCCAGACAACAG GTCCGTGTCTCCAACGGAACCTGAGCTTTCTACTCAAACTCCTGTGACCGTAGCAACTAAAGTATCTGTGGGAGAGGGAAAAGAAGGTTTCATAA AATGCATAGCATCTTGCAAGCAAGAATTGAATTGTCTGGTGGCTATGAAGCGAGAAGAGCACCTTGAATGCCTCAAAAAGCGCCGGGTTTTAGAGACGTTGGCCTGGGACACTCGGTTGCCGCCTCCCGGATGGAAACCGCGAGGGCATTTGATTGCTCATTTGCATGAACACCGAGGTGCTGTAAATAG gCTTGTTGCAATGGGTGATACATCCATATATGCCAGCTGTTCATCTGATGGCACAGTCAAAGTGTGGGACTGTAATCGTATTGAAAGGAAATTTTCTATAAACAG GTCTAAGGCAACGTACAACAGGCAAGGAGGTGTAATCACTTGCCTTGCCCCGTGTATAACATACGGAAGTCTAGCATCTGCTTCAAGTAACGGATCAATACATGTAATAAA aTATGACAAAATGAGTCTAGTGAATAAGAGAGAGCTGAACATCGATGAAGATGGTCATGTTGTTGATATGCATTTCTTTGACACAG GATCTCAGTCAGTCTTAACATACGCAACTATGTATGGTTCTATTGTTGGATGGGACCTGAGGGCTCCAGGAACAGCCTGGAAGTTAGAAAATGGGGCAAGAAAGG GTGTTATTACTTCGTATGCAATGGAAGGTACCCAGAGTTGGCTGGTGGCTGGAACTAGCAGTGGCCACCATGTTTGTTGGGACTTGCGTTTCATGCTTCCAATTTCAACTGTTACTCATCGGAAAG GATCGATTGTCCGACGCGTCAGCATGCATCCAACTGAAGGGTCTTGGGTAGTGTCTGCCATTAATGGAAACAATGAGATTTCCATGTGGGACATGGAGACTCAGTCACGTCATATGACACTGTGGGCAAGCACGAAACCTCCGCTGTCTATGACTCAG CTAATGCACCACGCAGTCTGCATT ATGTACGTCAGCCAGGGTGACCGAGGCCCCTACGTTATAGCCGGCGGAACGGACTGCAGGCTACGATTCTGGGATTTGCGCGAACCAGAGTCGTCGTACATCATTTGCTACGCTGCACAGGACCCGTACTTACATTGTCCTGTGACTTACAG TTCTCGCCTTGTAGATGGAACAGAGGTCATCGTGGAAACTGCCAGCCGTTCGCGGACCACACCGGCAAGTGGGGATGATGCCCCAAGGAAGGGTCCTGATCAGCCACCTCCTGGGCACAAAGATACAATACAGGATGTCATTGTAATGAATGAACCCCAGAGGTTGATTGTGACAGCTGCGAGGGATGGTACTATAAAAATGTGGAAGTAA